In Musa acuminata AAA Group cultivar baxijiao chromosome BXJ3-9, Cavendish_Baxijiao_AAA, whole genome shotgun sequence, a single genomic region encodes these proteins:
- the LOC103996776 gene encoding B3 domain-containing protein Os11g0156000 — MAQRHPQPWYSWEPHMSLHHHHYQHLYRAEQEEARYEREHMFEKPLTPSDVGKLNRLVIPKQHAEKYFPLGGDSGDKGLLLSFEDESGKTWQFRYSYWTSSQSYVLTKGWSRFVKEKRLDAGDVVLFERPRLGGDRLYIGCRHRGGNDSPSPAQATTMPAAAGPWSPVYYAATCSYPTSSSCFSSVQQDCLLHAGDQRNEAIQSETEAPTTSKRLRLFGVDLDYQPEPRPDPMTSISWF, encoded by the exons ATGGCACAGCGTCACCCGCAACCTTGGTACTCTTGGGAGCCACACATGAGTCTCCACCACCACCATTACCAGCATCTCTACCGAGCGGAGCAAGAAGAAGCCCGGTACGAGAGAGAACACATGTTTGAGAAACCCCTGACCCCGAGTGATGTAGGCAAGCTCAACAGGCTGGTCATACCGAAGCAGCACGCCGAAAAGTACTTCCCCCTCGGCGGCGACTCCGGCGATAAAGGCCTGCTGCTGAGCTTCGAGGACGAGTCGGGCAAGACATGGCAGTTTCGGTATTCGTACTGGACCAGTAGCCAAAGCTACGTGCTTACCAAGGGGTGGAGCCGTTTCGTCAAGGAGAAGAGACTAGATGCTGGCGATGTGGTCCTCTTCGAGCGTCCACGGCTTGGAGGGGACCGTCTGTACATCGGATGCAGGCATCGCGGCGGAAACGACAGCCCGTCGCCGGCTCAGGCCACGACCATGCCGGCAGCTGCAGGGCCATGGAGCCCAGTGTACTACGCTGCTACTTGCTCGTATCCAACGAGTAGCTCATGCTTCAGCTCGGTGCAACAAGACTGTCTTCTTCATGCAG GAGATCAGAGGAACGAAGCAATACAGAGTGAGACAGAGGCACCGACGACCTCGAAGCGGCTGAGACTCTTTGGCGTAGATTTGGATTACCAGCCCGAGCCTCGGCCAGATCCCATGACCTCAATCTCATGGTTTTAG